AAAAAAATTTTACTTTGTACTGATGGCTCGGCTTTCGCGGCAAACATTTACCGCTATGGCGCATGGTTTGCCACTCGACTAAAGGCAGAGGTAGATGTCCTCTGTGTGACTGATATTCGCAGTCAACAGGCGATTCCTATAGAAAATTTAAGTGGTAGTATTGGCATTGATGCTTCAGAAAATTTGCTTAATCGCTTGGTGGAATTAGAACATGAGAAAGCTAAGATCAATCACCAAAAAGCTAAATTAGTTTTACAAGAAGCAACCCAAACCCTTAAAGCAGATGGAGTAGATAAGATTAATCTTCTCCACGAAACGGGTTTTCTGGTCGATTGTTTAGAAAAATTTGAGGCTGACTGCGATCTAGTTACGCTAGGGAAACGAGGTGAAACAGCTAGTTTTGCTTCTGGACGTTTGGGGGCAAATTTAGAAACAATTGTGCGGAGTAGTCAGAAACCTTGCTTAGTGACTTCCCGTCAATTCAAGCCGATAGAACGAGTGCTAATCGCCTATGATGGCAGCCCAACGGGGCAAAAAATGTTGCAGTTTTTAGTAGATTTTCCGCTCTTTCAAAGACTGCAATTACATCTAATTACTGTTACCAAAAATAGAGCTGAACCAATCGCGATCGCTCGACTCCATCAAGCTGAACAAAAATTCGCGCTTGCTGGATTGGAGTTAGTTTCTCACCTCCTCGAAGGAGAATCAGAAAAAGCGATCGCTCAATATATTACCGAGCAAGATATCAGTCTATTGCTAATGGGAGCTTATGGTCACAGCCGTATCCGTCATCTAGTTATCGGTAGCACCACGGCTCAAATTTTACGTAGCAGCCCTATTCCAGTACTGGTGTTTCGGTAATTACTTCTTATATGGAAAGCTTTGGGGCATAACTCGATCAAGATTTCAAACATTAAAACTTAAACACTCTTGCTTCACTTCAACAGGCTATTTTTAGGGCATTCAATTCTTTAATACCTGAGAAAGTTGCTTCCTTAACTTCTTACCGCGGAACCTGCGTTCACTCTTTTATCTTAGATGCTCTCTCTATTTACTGCATTTTAGTGCATTCTCTTTGAGAACTGGTATCACTACGTGACACGTTAGAGCTAATAATTTGTCTGTCACCAACAACTAATATAGGTTAATAACAGGCGGTGGTCGGCACGATAATTATCTGTTAGCCTATACTAGCTTCTAGTGTTCAAGCTGCTGGTTAATTATCGGTGTCTACCAAAAAACGCAACGGAATCGGTTACTATTGTTTTGCCTGTCTAAGTATAGGCGCGATCGCTTTATCTGTAGCTGGATATTTAGGTAGGCTAAATCTATTTCTTGAGTTTGCTTCTGGCTACAAGTTGCAATTTTTGTTGATGGCTTTGTGCAGTCTAGTTTATTTTTTACTGACTCGTAAAAAA
The DNA window shown above is from Coleofasciculaceae cyanobacterium and carries:
- a CDS encoding universal stress protein; translation: MKKILLCTDGSAFAANIYRYGAWFATRLKAEVDVLCVTDIRSQQAIPIENLSGSIGIDASENLLNRLVELEHEKAKINHQKAKLVLQEATQTLKADGVDKINLLHETGFLVDCLEKFEADCDLVTLGKRGETASFASGRLGANLETIVRSSQKPCLVTSRQFKPIERVLIAYDGSPTGQKMLQFLVDFPLFQRLQLHLITVTKNRAEPIAIARLHQAEQKFALAGLELVSHLLEGESEKAIAQYITEQDISLLLMGAYGHSRIRHLVIGSTTAQILRSSPIPVLVFR